In the Populus trichocarpa isolate Nisqually-1 chromosome 1, P.trichocarpa_v4.1, whole genome shotgun sequence genome, CGAGCCTTTGCAAAATATCAGGATCAATGAAGTCATACACATTGTGGCCATCAAGAATCTCCGGGAGTACATCTTCTTTCCATTCATCATGGGCTAAGATGTAATTCTTCTTCAAACTGGCAGAGTATACACCAGCACCACCATTTTCATCTTCCAAatccttttctgtttttcttttctccttctctGCTGCCTCCTTAGCTTTAGCTTCCAAAACTGGTTGAGGTATACAAGGTGGCCTTTCCTTTTGATCACGTGGCTTTGGCATTGCTACATGGAACCGATTCAAGcagtcattaatttttttagatttcatcttCATTTCCACTCGCTGATTCAGCAATCTCTCGCAAGCAGCGTTCTTCACAGCAATCACCCCCTCCTCGGTCAAGGTACTCATAGTCAAAAGCACATCAGCATCATTGGTAGCTTCACCTCCTTGAGCAACCAGTGTCTTCATAGCTTCTGATTTCATCTCCATGACCAACTTCATGTCTTCCTCAGAAATCCCTTCAAGTGGTTGCAAATCGGTCTTGTTGCAGACAATGGTCAATGGTTTATTCATAAACAAAGACTTAATGCTATGAAATAAAGCAGCCTGTTGAGCAATGCTATATCCACATGACCCAGAGACGTCCAAGAAGAATAACACAGCCGCTCGAAGATGTGCCAGAGCTGTGATGCTGCACATCTCAATAATGTTACGATCCTCAAAAGGCCGATCCAAAATCCCTGGTGTATCAATCACTTGGTACCTCAGATACTTGTAATCTGTGTGGCCTACAAACAATGACTTGGTAGTGAATGCATAAGGTTGCACATCCACATCTGCCCTGGTGATCTTGTTGATGAAAGAGCTCTTCCCAACATTAGGATACCCGCAAATCAAGACTGTCCGAGTATTTGGATCAATTGAAGGTAGCCTTGCCATATGCTGTCTAATTTGCTCCAAGTAAGCTAAACTTGGGCCAATCCTCTTCATAACAGTGCACATTCGCCCAAGAGCAGCAACCTTCAGAGACTTGCATCGATACAACGAATCACCATACTTTAACAA is a window encoding:
- the LOC7465153 gene encoding nucleolar GTP-binding protein 1; amino-acid sequence: MVQYNFKKITVVPNGKDFVDIILSRTQRQTPTVVHKGYAISRLRQFYMRKVKYTQQNFHEKLSTIIDEFPRLDDIHPFYGDLLHVLYNKDHYKLALGQINTARNLISKIAKDYVKLLKYGDSLYRCKSLKVAALGRMCTVMKRIGPSLAYLEQIRQHMARLPSIDPNTRTVLICGYPNVGKSSFINKITRADVDVQPYAFTTKSLFVGHTDYKYLRYQVIDTPGILDRPFEDRNIIEMCSITALAHLRAAVLFFLDVSGSCGYSIAQQAALFHSIKSLFMNKPLTIVCNKTDLQPLEGISEEDMKLVMEMKSEAMKTLVAQGGEATNDADVLLTMSTLTEEGVIAVKNAACERLLNQRVEMKMKSKKINDCLNRFHVAMPKPRDQKERPPCIPQPVLEAKAKEAAEKEKRKTEKDLEDENGGAGVYSASLKKNYILAHDEWKEDVLPEILDGHNVYDFIDPDILQRLEELEQEEGIRQAEEGDDDFEMDGEELTAEEKEALAEIRKKKSLLIQEHRMKKSTAESRPTVPRKFDKDRKFTTKRMGRQLSAMGVDPSKAINRLRERSLSTRGRKRERSTDRGHDDGDAMDMDVDQPNKKLRLRSTSRSRSRSRPPNEVVPGEGFKDSAQKSKALKLFKNSAKKRNKDARRGEADRVIPTLKPKHLFSGKRSIGKTQRR